In the genome of Fulvivirga maritima, one region contains:
- a CDS encoding helix-turn-helix domain-containing protein has translation MRIYIKYMVSLRCKMLVKEELKNLGLHAVIVELGMVEILENIPSDQLHKLTQALRKSGLEVMDDKKSIIIERIKNVITEMIHYSDTLPKVNYSDYIAEKLNYDYTYLSNIFSEVKGITIQQYIIMHKIEKVKELLLYDELNLTEISYRLHYSSVAHLSNQFKKITGLTPTFYKSLKLKRKGNLEDL, from the coding sequence ATGAGAATTTACATCAAATATATGGTGAGTCTACGCTGCAAAATGCTGGTGAAAGAGGAGTTGAAAAATCTCGGGCTGCATGCTGTAATAGTAGAATTGGGTATGGTAGAGATTTTGGAAAATATACCTTCAGACCAGCTACATAAACTAACTCAGGCTTTAAGAAAATCTGGGCTGGAAGTAATGGATGATAAAAAAAGTATCATTATCGAAAGGATCAAGAATGTAATAACTGAAATGATCCACTATTCGGATACTCTGCCTAAGGTCAATTATTCTGATTATATAGCTGAAAAATTAAATTATGATTATACTTATCTATCCAATATATTTTCGGAGGTAAAGGGCATTACTATTCAGCAATATATCATCATGCATAAGATTGAAAAAGTCAAAGAACTATTACTTTATGATGAACTTAATCTAACTGAAATTTCATATCGTCTTCACTATAGCAGTGTGGCACATTTATCTAATCAATTTAAAAAAATTACGGGCCTTACCCCTACATTTTATAAAAGTCTGAAATTAAAGCGAAAAGGCAACCTGGAAGATCTGTGA
- a CDS encoding restriction endonuclease subunit S — MKAEEQIMKSVESINPSKSVIQTKEAAKATFQKYQAYKDSGEVWLGEIPKEWELTRLGTRFSERRSKVSDKDFPPLSVTKSGIVPQLDNAAKSNDGDNRKLVKEGDFVINSRSDRKGSSGIALEDGSVSLINIVMTPKGINPLYCNYLLKSTTFVEENYRIGHGIVADLWTTRYDEMKNIKVAIPSLPEQTAIANFLDDKTAKIDQAIAQKEKMITLLKERKQVIIQNAVTKGLNHGLEGFNDFTEKQESEKSGNPRPSVIPTKMKDSGVEWIGVIPEHWEVTQIKKIAKTTSGSTPQSGNVERYYNGSIPWVRTTDLNNDELLDTPVKITEAAIRDTACSLMPINTVCVAMYGGPGTIGKHSILRFSGAINQALCGIMPSKVLNQEYLYYYVKFYRPHWMFVAKGSRVDPNISQDEVKKMFIPLLPVYEQEKIAAFIESQSEKIGKAIMLQQTQIEKLKEYKATLIDSAVTGKIKVSF; from the coding sequence ATGAAAGCAGAAGAACAAATAATGAAATCTGTGGAATCTATAAATCCGAGTAAATCTGTGATTCAGACAAAAGAAGCAGCAAAAGCAACATTCCAAAAATATCAAGCTTACAAAGATTCAGGAGAAGTTTGGTTAGGAGAAATCCCGAAAGAATGGGAATTAACAAGATTAGGAACCAGATTTTCAGAACGGAGATCAAAAGTTTCTGACAAAGACTTTCCACCTCTATCTGTAACTAAAAGCGGTATTGTTCCACAACTTGACAATGCAGCAAAGAGCAATGACGGAGATAACAGGAAACTAGTAAAAGAAGGTGATTTTGTAATTAATAGTCGTTCGGATCGAAAAGGTTCGAGTGGAATTGCATTAGAAGATGGATCAGTATCCCTGATTAATATTGTCATGACTCCGAAAGGTATCAATCCATTGTACTGTAATTACCTGTTAAAAAGCACCACTTTTGTTGAAGAAAATTATAGAATTGGTCATGGAATAGTCGCTGACCTATGGACTACGCGCTATGATGAAATGAAAAACATTAAGGTGGCAATTCCTTCCCTCCCCGAACAAACCGCCATTGCCAATTTCCTAGACGACAAAACGGCCAAAATAGACCAGGCCATTGCTCAAAAAGAAAAGATGATAACCCTGCTCAAAGAACGCAAGCAAGTCATCATTCAAAATGCGGTGACAAAGGGTCTGAATCACGGATTGGAAGGATTTAACGATTTCACAGAGAAACAAGAATCTGAGAAATCAGGTAATCCGAGACCATCTGTGATTCCGACAAAAATGAAAGACTCTGGCGTGGAATGGATTGGGGTGATACCGGAGCATTGGGAGGTTACTCAAATAAAGAAAATTGCAAAAACAACAAGTGGTAGTACTCCACAAAGTGGAAACGTTGAAAGATATTACAATGGATCAATTCCTTGGGTTAGAACAACTGATTTGAACAACGATGAATTATTAGATACACCAGTGAAAATCACAGAAGCGGCTATTCGAGATACCGCTTGCAGTTTAATGCCTATAAATACGGTTTGTGTAGCGATGTATGGTGGACCTGGAACAATTGGCAAACATTCAATTTTAAGATTTTCAGGTGCCATTAATCAGGCATTATGCGGTATCATGCCATCAAAAGTTCTAAATCAAGAATATTTGTATTACTATGTGAAATTTTACAGACCTCATTGGATGTTTGTTGCAAAGGGATCGAGAGTTGACCCAAATATTAGCCAAGACGAAGTGAAAAAAATGTTCATTCCACTACTGCCTGTGTATGAACAAGAAAAAATAGCTGCGTTTATAGAATCCCAATCCGAAAAAATCGGCAAAGCCATCATGCTACAACAAACCCAAATCGAAAAGCTCAAAGAATACAAAGCTACTTTGATAGATAGTGCGGTGACAGGGAAGATAAAAGTTAGTTTCTAA
- a CDS encoding porin family protein — MKKIILLAMFILLLGAAGNAQGNTDYSWGKFKVGFKVGANYSNVYNAHGELFTSRPNSGLALGIFIEAPLSETVGLQPEILYSRKGFEAEGILMNAVYLLSRNTSYIDFPIFLSIKVTDALTLLIGPQFSYLLKQQNNFNDAEMTDLQIQAFNNEKIKTSNLGFSTGIDFRLKHILLAPRASIDVSNNNGNHTETPTYKNFYFQLTAGYFIATN, encoded by the coding sequence ATGAAGAAAATTATTTTATTGGCCATGTTTATCCTTTTATTAGGAGCCGCTGGCAATGCCCAGGGAAATACAGACTATTCATGGGGGAAATTTAAAGTAGGTTTTAAGGTAGGTGCAAACTATTCAAATGTATATAATGCTCATGGTGAGTTATTTACCTCAAGGCCCAATAGCGGATTGGCACTGGGTATCTTTATAGAGGCACCCTTAAGTGAAACTGTTGGCTTACAGCCGGAAATATTATACTCCAGAAAGGGCTTTGAAGCTGAAGGTATTTTAATGAATGCTGTCTATCTCCTTTCCAGAAACACCAGCTACATTGATTTCCCCATATTTCTTTCTATAAAAGTTACTGATGCCTTAACTCTACTTATAGGTCCTCAATTTTCATATCTTTTAAAACAACAAAATAACTTTAATGATGCCGAAATGACCGATTTACAAATCCAGGCTTTTAATAATGAAAAAATCAAGACAAGTAATTTAGGTTTTTCCACTGGTATTGATTTTAGGTTAAAGCACATTCTTTTGGCTCCCAGAGCCTCCATTGACGTTTCTAATAATAATGGAAATCATACCGAAACACCCACCTACAAGAATTTTTATTTTCAATTAACTGCCGGCTATTTCATAGCAACTAATTAA
- a CDS encoding DUF262 domain-containing protein has translation MNIEFKTGENEFVLLTVFRLNTDQDQFELMTAENESWMKLILEDNSFIIQEQDNRISETEEDIRTKLDQLVLQVIEAEQSGTDINATDYTETIQPFDPEDIKVHAKQFSLRLISDMIDDKDIDLSPDFQRNLVWNNFQKSRLIESILLRIPLPMFYFSEDGEGRITIVDGLQRISTIKDFMDNKFRLRNLEYLNDSCDGRYFKDEGTKKGLDPKYLRWFNQTQFSVNVIDPSSPAKVKYDIFRRINTGGKPLNNQEIRNCLAGTGLRDTLRRMTELEEFKSATDYGIRPTRMEDQEVALRFILFHRYFEQNNMQDYNGAMDNALDSLTEDLYKSAQSELDHFVDLFKTAMMNAKYLLGQRYAFRKIRRGDIEPDAYKQLINKALFVSLSVLLSSYDNELIRSKNEELQLLVPLASAIEDDHEFLNYLSYGTNGRSNLLYVFKKVQNLIVENLTLV, from the coding sequence ATGAATATAGAATTCAAAACCGGAGAAAACGAATTTGTGCTGCTGACCGTGTTTCGCTTAAACACAGACCAGGATCAATTCGAATTAATGACTGCCGAAAATGAGTCATGGATGAAATTGATATTAGAAGATAATTCTTTTATTATCCAAGAACAGGATAATCGTATCTCAGAAACTGAGGAGGATATTCGCACTAAACTGGACCAATTAGTACTTCAGGTAATTGAAGCAGAACAGTCAGGTACTGATATCAATGCAACTGATTATACGGAAACCATTCAGCCTTTTGACCCTGAAGACATAAAAGTGCACGCAAAACAGTTCAGTCTTAGGCTTATATCTGACATGATAGATGATAAGGACATTGATCTGTCTCCTGATTTTCAAAGAAATCTGGTTTGGAATAACTTTCAAAAGTCACGATTAATTGAATCGATTCTCTTAAGAATTCCATTGCCCATGTTCTATTTTTCAGAAGATGGCGAAGGTAGAATTACTATCGTAGATGGTCTTCAGCGGATTTCCACCATCAAAGATTTCATGGATAATAAATTTCGATTAAGAAATTTGGAGTATTTAAATGATAGTTGTGATGGTCGATATTTTAAAGATGAAGGAACGAAGAAAGGACTTGATCCTAAATATTTGCGCTGGTTCAATCAAACGCAATTTTCTGTTAATGTCATTGACCCCTCTTCTCCTGCAAAAGTGAAGTATGACATCTTTAGGAGGATTAATACAGGAGGCAAACCATTAAATAATCAGGAAATAAGAAATTGTTTGGCAGGAACCGGGCTAAGAGATACCTTGAGAAGAATGACTGAGTTAGAAGAATTTAAATCTGCCACTGACTACGGTATAAGGCCAACAAGAATGGAAGATCAAGAAGTTGCACTTCGTTTCATCTTATTCCATAGGTATTTCGAACAAAACAATATGCAGGATTATAATGGAGCCATGGATAATGCCCTAGACTCTTTGACAGAGGATTTATACAAAAGCGCTCAATCCGAATTAGATCATTTTGTGGATTTATTTAAAACAGCCATGATGAATGCCAAATACTTATTGGGACAAAGGTATGCCTTCCGGAAAATTAGAAGAGGAGATATTGAACCAGACGCTTACAAACAGCTCATTAATAAAGCATTATTCGTTTCACTTTCGGTACTGCTTTCTTCCTACGATAATGAATTAATACGTTCGAAAAATGAAGAACTACAGCTATTAGTGCCACTAGCAAGTGCAATTGAAGATGATCATGAATTCCTTAATTACCTTTCTTATGGTACAAATGGAAGAAGTAACCTTCTTTACGTTTTTAAAAAAGTTCAAAACTTAATTGTCGAAAACTTAACATTAGTATAA
- a CDS encoding GxxExxY protein, with protein sequence MSENVGITDYKDDKIAQIMNAELKYKDITEKIIRASFDVHSFLGNGFQEVIYQRALAWEMSQRKLAFVREIEQEIFYKDLPEPIGTRRADFVVEGKVLVELKALIQLEDVHLAQVLNYLKAYKSSRIINQFRK encoded by the coding sequence ATGTCTGAAAATGTCGGAATCACGGATTATAAAGATGATAAGATAGCACAGATTATGAATGCGGAACTGAAATATAAAGATATAACTGAAAAGATAATAAGGGCGTCATTTGATGTGCATTCGTTTTTAGGCAATGGATTTCAGGAAGTGATCTATCAGCGGGCATTGGCATGGGAAATGAGCCAACGTAAACTTGCCTTTGTACGAGAGATAGAGCAGGAAATTTTTTATAAAGATCTGCCAGAACCCATTGGTACGAGACGTGCTGACTTTGTGGTTGAGGGGAAAGTTTTAGTAGAGCTGAAAGCACTGATTCAATTAGAAGATGTTCACTTGGCCCAAGTGCTCAACTATTTAAAAGCCTATAAAAGCAGTAGGATTATTAATCAATTTCGGAAGTAA
- a CDS encoding sensor histidine kinase, protein MSISVEKRKEQKPHLSSIEKKHQDEIREIMNDNAKFISILAHDLREPFSTTISLLSMLKENRHDYDKEAIKKIITMASSSAEGALILLDNLLHWVVSQQGGKRFNPIDINLQQLISVEIANLGFLIGQKKITITQSVPKDIPLLADLNMLKAIIRNLTGNAIKFTPKGGTIDISALMCRSYVQVIIKDNGVGISLKGQRKLFKKESFYSTDGTNNEKGTGLGLLICKDYVKLHYGDIWVKSRIGKGAEFIFTLKLNQE, encoded by the coding sequence ATGAGCATATCTGTAGAAAAAAGGAAAGAACAAAAACCTCACCTAAGTAGTATTGAAAAAAAACACCAGGATGAAATCCGTGAAATAATGAATGACAACGCAAAGTTCATTTCTATTTTAGCGCATGATTTAAGAGAACCATTTAGCACCACTATCAGCCTATTGTCTATGCTAAAAGAGAATAGGCATGATTATGATAAAGAAGCAATAAAAAAAATCATAACCATGGCATCTTCTTCGGCTGAAGGCGCCTTAATTCTTCTAGACAATCTTTTACACTGGGTTGTTTCCCAACAAGGTGGAAAAAGATTTAATCCTATTGACATTAACTTGCAGCAGTTAATATCAGTAGAAATTGCTAACCTTGGTTTTCTGATAGGACAAAAAAAAATAACTATTACTCAATCCGTCCCTAAAGACATACCCCTTCTTGCAGACCTGAATATGCTCAAAGCCATCATAAGAAACTTGACTGGCAATGCCATTAAGTTTACTCCTAAAGGGGGGACTATAGATATTAGTGCTTTGATGTGCCGCTCCTATGTTCAGGTAATCATAAAAGATAACGGTGTAGGCATATCATTAAAAGGGCAACGAAAACTATTTAAAAAGGAAAGCTTTTATTCTACTGATGGAACTAATAATGAGAAGGGTACTGGGTTAGGCCTTTTGATCTGTAAAGACTATGTGAAATTACATTATGGAGATATCTGGGTAAAAAGCCGCATTGGAAAGGGAGCTGAATTTATATTCACATTGAAGTTAAATCAGGAATGA
- a CDS encoding DUF3696 domain-containing protein, which yields MEKLGIHNFKCFQEVEIPINRLTVFAGANGNGKSTAIQTLLFLRRTIEHCAKWEKDQYNYSETNNLKVDLNGSYRLAFGDSSSISNRQTEEFITHLSLQNDNGKFQVTYEIEPLKLWLEPTAVEGSQFLRDSGLFFQEFYYLNAERIGPRISQTIQFYDYPNTGFQGEYVAQLIGDTEFSYKYQVPNDRRFEGHNSPRLEQQVNAWLDYLMPGVSISAKYDTQTGSAQVRVENHFTKGVSIIAPNIGFGISYVLPILVTGLIARKGSFMVIENPEAHLHPSAQSRIGRFLSIIASSGVKVIVETHSDHVLNGIQVATAASQINPDNVSINFFSQNQEMTQPNVQTISINEIGELSNWPSGFFDQTQVDFAQLHKLRKK from the coding sequence ATGGAGAAACTAGGTATACATAATTTTAAGTGTTTCCAGGAGGTTGAAATCCCTATTAATAGACTAACAGTATTTGCTGGCGCAAATGGCAATGGAAAAAGCACAGCTATTCAAACTTTACTCTTTTTGAGAAGAACAATTGAACATTGTGCAAAATGGGAAAAGGATCAATATAATTACTCTGAAACTAATAATCTTAAAGTAGATCTCAATGGATCCTATCGTTTAGCCTTTGGAGACAGTTCAAGCATAAGTAATAGACAAACAGAAGAATTCATCACCCATCTGAGCCTTCAAAATGATAATGGGAAATTTCAAGTAACCTATGAAATAGAACCATTAAAACTTTGGCTTGAACCTACAGCAGTAGAAGGAAGCCAATTCTTAAGAGATTCAGGTCTATTCTTTCAAGAATTCTATTATTTGAATGCTGAAAGAATCGGTCCGCGCATCAGTCAAACTATCCAGTTTTATGATTATCCAAATACTGGTTTTCAAGGTGAATATGTTGCGCAGTTAATTGGTGATACTGAGTTTTCTTACAAGTATCAAGTTCCTAATGACAGGAGGTTTGAAGGTCATAATAGTCCTCGCCTTGAACAGCAAGTAAATGCTTGGTTAGATTACCTCATGCCTGGGGTTTCAATATCAGCCAAATACGATACACAAACAGGATCTGCTCAAGTTAGAGTTGAGAATCACTTTACAAAGGGCGTTTCCATCATTGCTCCAAACATAGGGTTCGGAATTAGTTATGTGCTACCCATTTTGGTAACTGGTTTGATAGCTAGGAAGGGCAGCTTTATGGTAATTGAAAATCCGGAGGCTCATTTACATCCGTCAGCACAGTCAAGAATTGGAAGGTTTTTGTCAATCATAGCCTCTTCAGGTGTCAAGGTAATTGTTGAAACACACAGTGATCATGTTCTCAATGGCATTCAGGTTGCAACAGCAGCATCCCAAATAAATCCTGATAATGTTAGCATAAATTTTTTTAGTCAAAATCAAGAAATGACTCAGCCCAATGTGCAAACAATATCAATCAATGAAATTGGAGAATTATCTAATTGGCCTTCTGGGTTTTTTGATCAGACTCAGGTTGATTTCGCACAACTTCATAAGCTCCGAAAAAAATGA
- a CDS encoding type I restriction-modification system subunit M encodes MNQSVHNRLISFIWSIADDCLRDVYVRGKYRDVILPMVVLRRLDALLEPTKEAVMEELAFQRDEAGFTEWDETGLRDASGYVFYNTSEWTLQRLYDTATNSQQILQANFEDYLNGFSPNVKEIIDKFKLKSQIRHMATKDVLLDVLEKFTSPHINLTPFEKEDPEGRKLPPLSNLGMGYVFEELIRKFNEENNEEAGEHFTPREVIDLMTHIVFDPIKDQLPPVMTIYDPACGSGGMLTESQNFIKDEKGAIRAMGDVYLYGKEINDETYAICKSDMMIKGNNPENIRVGSTLSTDEFSGHTFDFMLSNPPYGKSWSSEVKYIKDGKDIIDPRFQISLKDYWGNAEEVDATPRSSDGQLLFLMEMVNKMKPTSQSIIGSRIASVHNGSSLFTGDAGSGESNIRRYIIENDLLDCIIQLPNNLFYNTGITTYIWLLHNSKEAKRKGKVLLIDASQRYAKLRKNLGNKNCELTSFHIKEIQQANTNFETIERQGEDGLAAKVFNNSDFGYYKVTIDRPARLKAQFTAERIAELRFDKTLKEPMQWAYETFGEKVYSDLKSIEKEILDWCEKNDLDMNAKKRKTLTAAATWKKQKALLETARQLMKAIGTDEYNDFNVFTKLVDDELKARKSKLSASEKNAILQTVSWYDETAKKVIKKTQKLNSDKLDQLLHHLDCTVAQLPDYGYYPSGKKDEYIIYDNQTDLRDSESVPLAENIHEYFLREVKPHVEEAWIDLDKTKIGYEISFNKYFYQHKPLRSLEEVSAEILALEQENEGLIMDILKNV; translated from the coding sequence ATGAATCAATCAGTACACAATAGATTAATAAGTTTTATCTGGTCCATTGCGGACGACTGCTTAAGAGATGTTTATGTAAGAGGTAAGTACAGAGATGTAATTTTGCCTATGGTGGTTTTGCGCAGACTGGATGCTTTGCTAGAACCTACTAAGGAGGCAGTGATGGAAGAGCTTGCTTTTCAGCGAGATGAGGCCGGTTTTACCGAATGGGATGAGACGGGGCTGAGGGATGCTAGTGGGTACGTATTCTATAATACCAGTGAATGGACACTGCAGCGTTTGTATGACACAGCCACTAATAGTCAACAGATTCTCCAGGCTAACTTTGAGGATTATCTCAATGGCTTTAGTCCTAATGTTAAAGAGATTATAGATAAGTTTAAACTCAAGAGCCAGATCCGACACATGGCTACCAAAGATGTGCTATTGGATGTGTTGGAGAAATTTACCTCACCGCACATTAACCTGACTCCCTTTGAAAAGGAAGACCCTGAAGGTAGAAAATTACCACCGCTTTCTAATTTAGGAATGGGGTATGTGTTTGAGGAACTGATTCGAAAATTTAACGAAGAAAATAACGAAGAGGCTGGCGAGCACTTTACGCCACGTGAGGTAATTGACTTAATGACGCATATTGTTTTTGATCCTATCAAAGATCAATTACCGCCTGTTATGACAATTTACGACCCAGCTTGCGGCTCGGGTGGAATGCTTACCGAATCTCAGAATTTCATTAAAGATGAAAAAGGAGCCATTCGTGCTATGGGTGATGTCTACCTGTACGGCAAGGAAATTAATGATGAAACCTATGCCATTTGTAAGTCTGATATGATGATTAAGGGGAACAACCCCGAAAATATCAGAGTTGGTTCTACGCTATCTACAGATGAGTTTTCAGGTCATACGTTTGATTTTATGCTGTCTAACCCTCCATATGGAAAGTCTTGGAGCAGTGAGGTGAAATACATCAAAGATGGTAAAGACATTATTGACCCCCGTTTTCAAATTTCATTAAAAGATTATTGGGGCAATGCTGAAGAGGTGGATGCTACGCCACGTTCTTCTGACGGGCAATTACTCTTTTTGATGGAGATGGTGAATAAAATGAAGCCGACAAGTCAAAGTATTATAGGCTCTCGAATTGCTTCGGTACATAATGGCTCCAGCTTGTTTACGGGTGATGCAGGTAGTGGTGAAAGCAATATCAGAAGATACATTATAGAAAATGATTTGTTAGACTGTATTATACAGCTTCCCAATAACCTTTTTTACAATACAGGCATTACCACGTATATCTGGTTATTGCATAACAGCAAAGAAGCGAAGCGAAAAGGGAAAGTATTACTGATTGATGCCTCGCAACGATATGCCAAACTGCGCAAGAACCTAGGCAACAAGAATTGTGAGCTGACATCCTTCCATATCAAAGAAATTCAACAGGCCAATACCAATTTTGAGACGATTGAACGACAAGGCGAAGATGGCTTGGCTGCCAAAGTATTTAACAACTCCGATTTTGGTTATTACAAAGTTACCATTGACCGCCCTGCCAGACTAAAAGCTCAATTTACGGCAGAACGCATTGCTGAATTGCGCTTTGACAAAACATTGAAGGAACCCATGCAATGGGCCTATGAAACTTTTGGTGAAAAAGTGTATTCAGATTTGAAATCCATTGAAAAAGAAATCTTGGATTGGTGTGAGAAAAACGACCTGGATATGAACGCTAAAAAGCGTAAAACACTTACAGCTGCTGCCACATGGAAAAAGCAAAAGGCCCTATTGGAAACTGCCCGGCAACTCATGAAGGCTATTGGCACCGATGAATACAATGACTTTAATGTGTTTACCAAATTAGTAGATGATGAACTAAAAGCAAGGAAAAGCAAACTATCTGCCTCCGAGAAGAATGCTATTCTACAAACCGTGAGTTGGTATGACGAAACAGCCAAAAAGGTGATTAAGAAAACCCAGAAACTTAATAGCGATAAGCTCGACCAACTTCTGCACCATTTAGATTGCACCGTAGCACAACTGCCTGATTACGGCTACTACCCAAGTGGTAAAAAAGACGAATACATCATTTACGATAACCAAACCGACCTGCGTGACAGTGAAAGTGTGCCTTTAGCCGAAAACATTCACGAGTATTTCTTGCGAGAAGTAAAGCCACATGTGGAAGAAGCCTGGATTGATCTAGACAAAACCAAAATTGGCTATGAAATCAGCTTTAACAAGTACTTCTACCAACACAAGCCGTTACGGAGCTTGGAAGAGGTGAGTGCAGAGATATTAGCTTTAGAGCAAGAAAACGAAGGTTTGATAATGGATATTTTAAAGAATGTCTGA
- a CDS encoding helix-turn-helix domain-containing protein, producing MATKIITTDDLREFKLELIDEFKKILKEHAGTPVKKWLRSPEVRTMLHISPGTLQNLRMNGTLPFTKIGGVLYYDYQDIHKMLTENRVQNRGAF from the coding sequence ATGGCAACCAAAATTATCACCACAGACGATCTAAGAGAATTTAAACTTGAACTAATCGATGAGTTTAAAAAGATTTTGAAAGAGCATGCCGGAACACCTGTAAAAAAATGGCTCAGATCTCCAGAGGTAAGGACCATGCTACACATTTCGCCAGGCACATTGCAAAACCTAAGGATGAACGGCACTCTACCATTCACTAAAATAGGCGGAGTTCTATATTATGATTACCAGGATATTCATAAAATGCTAACGGAAAATAGAGTTCAAAATAGAGGGGCATTTTAA